A genomic stretch from Telmatocola sphagniphila includes:
- a CDS encoding zinc-binding alcohol dehydrogenase family protein translates to MKAIQLEKPFEFRTIEIPEPGKPAAGEALVQVHRIGICGTDYSGYQGKMPFYSYPRIPGHELGVEVLDVGSEVKNVMVGDRCSIEPYINDPNSYASRNGHPNCCENLQVLGVHTDGGMRPRFIVPARKLHVAKSLSWEQLALVETLAIGCHAAYRGDCKPGLNVLIIGAGPIGLATLEFVKLAGSRPIMLDMNEKRLEFCKSTMGVKDTILSKGTEEDVKALQSLTNGHLAEVVIDATGNNKSMSNALNYVAFAGKLVFVGITTQEISFLHPLMHRREMTLLASRNALPQDFGNIIRLIEEGKINTKPWITHHAGLSEMIGVFPSWLKPETGVIKAIVAVEG, encoded by the coding sequence ATGAAAGCAATTCAACTCGAAAAACCCTTTGAATTCCGGACTATAGAGATCCCTGAGCCTGGCAAACCTGCCGCGGGAGAAGCTCTGGTACAAGTCCACCGGATCGGTATTTGTGGCACGGACTATTCCGGCTATCAGGGGAAAATGCCTTTCTATAGCTATCCGCGAATACCGGGGCATGAATTGGGCGTGGAAGTGCTGGATGTCGGCAGTGAAGTGAAGAATGTGATGGTGGGCGATCGCTGTTCCATCGAGCCCTACATCAACGACCCCAACAGTTATGCCAGCCGCAATGGCCATCCGAACTGCTGCGAAAACCTGCAGGTCCTGGGCGTGCACACCGATGGAGGGATGCGGCCCCGTTTTATCGTTCCGGCTCGAAAATTACATGTCGCTAAATCCCTCTCCTGGGAGCAATTGGCCCTGGTGGAAACGCTGGCAATAGGCTGTCATGCGGCCTATCGGGGTGATTGCAAACCTGGCTTAAATGTTCTGATCATCGGAGCCGGTCCGATTGGGCTGGCGACTTTGGAATTCGTTAAGTTGGCGGGAAGCCGACCGATCATGCTCGACATGAATGAAAAGCGACTCGAATTCTGCAAATCGACCATGGGCGTGAAGGATACTATTCTTTCCAAGGGAACGGAGGAAGATGTTAAAGCTCTGCAATCTCTTACCAACGGGCATCTGGCGGAAGTGGTTATCGATGCGACGGGTAACAACAAGAGCATGTCGAATGCGCTGAACTATGTGGCCTTCGCCGGGAAGTTGGTTTTCGTGGGCATCACGACCCAGGAGATCTCTTTCCTTCATCCGCTGATGCATCGCCGGGAAATGACTTTGCTTGCCAGCCGGAATGCCTTACCGCAGGACTTCGGCAATATCATACGGCTCATTGAGGAAGGGAAGATCAATACGAAGCCCTGGATCACTCATCATGCCGGGTTGAGCGAAATGATAGGCGTCTTCCCGAGCTGGCTCAAACCAGAGACAGGTGTGATTAAAGCCATAGTCGCGGTAGAGGGATAG
- a CDS encoding BlaI/MecI/CopY family transcriptional regulator, protein MADNRPDLSDTERDVLKALWEHGPCPVRKLLEVFQDQGRLWAYTTLQTLLTRLTGKGYARSEKSGTALNYEATLSKEEFLQDRLTALADDVCDGTSSPLMLALVEGGKLSAQEIEQLRAMLDHLEEEGKKPQKGDR, encoded by the coding sequence ATGGCGGATAACCGACCCGATCTCAGCGACACGGAAAGAGATGTCTTAAAAGCGCTTTGGGAACATGGCCCCTGCCCCGTGCGAAAACTTCTGGAAGTTTTCCAGGATCAGGGCCGACTATGGGCCTACACCACCTTGCAAACGCTTTTAACTCGTTTAACAGGCAAGGGTTATGCGCGCAGCGAGAAGAGCGGCACAGCCTTAAATTACGAAGCCACCCTGTCCAAGGAGGAATTTCTTCAGGATCGACTCACGGCCTTGGCAGACGACGTCTGCGACGGCACCAGTTCTCCTCTGATGCTCGCTTTGGTAGAAGGCGGAAAGCTCTCAGCCCAGGAAATAGAGCAGCTTCGAGCGATGTTAGATCATCTGGAAGAAGAAGGCAAAAAACCGCAAAAGGGGGATCGTTAA